Part of the Quadrisphaera sp. DSM 44207 genome, TGGACAGCCAGTGGCCGAGCAGGTCGGAGTAGGGCGCCGGCCGAGGAGCAGGGCCGCCGTGCTGCCCTGCCCCCGCATCGAGGCCTGAGCGGCCTGCGGGTCGGCGGTGAGCCGCGCGGAGGCCCAGCCGCCGAGGTCGAAGCCGTCGCGGGTGTCCTCGTCCGGCCGGCCGGGCGACTGCATCACCTCGTCCAACGAGACGTTCTCCACCGCGGTGATCGTGTGCACGGGTGACCTCCTGCTCAGCGCATCGGGCGCGCCGTCGTCGGCAGCGCTACCAGGAACGACTGCTGCGCCGTACCGGGGTCATCGGTCGGAGCGGTGGTCACGCGCGCGCTGGGCTCACGGCTCCTCGTCGACGCAGGTGGGGATCCGTCCGGGGGTGCTCGCTCTCGGTGACCGCCGCCCGTGACGGCGGTGACCCGCTCTGGCACTGTCTGGCACGCGATCGTCCGGCGGTGAGGGGAGCGGCATGACGGCGCGGGCACTCCTCTGCGCGGTCGCCGCGATGCTGGTCAACAGCGCGGCCTCGCTGCTGGAGGCCTCGGGCAGCCGCCGGGCTCGGCACGGGCGCCCGGTGAGGCGCGAGCCCCGGTACCTCGCCGCTCTGGCGCTGGACGGCCTCGGGTGGCTGCTGTCGGTCGTCGCGCTGTGGGTGCCGCCGGTCTTCGCCGTGCAGTCGGTGCTCGCCGGGTCGGTTGCCGTCACCACCATCGCCAGCCGCGGCGGCGGTGAGCCGCGCCGGCTGCCGCCGCGCGACCTCGCCGGCGTGCTGGCCGTGGTGCTCGGCCTGGTGCTCGTGGCCGCCAGCGCGCCCGCCGGACGCGCCAAGGGCCTGCCCTCGGCGGCGACCCCGGCGCTGGTCACCGCCGCCGCTGTGGTCCTCGCCCTGGTGCCGGTCGCGCGACGCGGGGTGCACCCCCTGGCGACGGCCATGCTCGCAGGCCTCGCCTACGGCGGGGTGTCCCTATCGCTGCGGGGCCGTGCACATCGCCTCCACCCTGTAGGCCTCGCTGCTCGAACTCGCGACCGGAGCCGTCGCCTACGCCGTGCTGGTCTTCGGCGTCGCCGGCACGGTGCTGCTCACGGCGGCGCTGCGCGAAGGCGCGGTCGGCGCGGTGAGCGCGGTGCTGTCCGTGACCACCGTGCTCGTGCCCGGCCTGGTCGGCCTGGCGCTGCTCGGCGACCGGATCCGCCCCGGGTGCGTCCCGGTCGTCGTCGTGGGGCTGCTGCTGACCGTGGGAGGCATGCTCGTGCTGGCCGCCGGGTCACGGGCGCCGCGCCCGGACGTGGCCCGGCTGTGAGGAGCGACCACGTGCCGCTGCTGGACGCCGACGCGCCGCTGCCGCACCGGCCGCGGCGCGTGCTCGTCGCCGGGACGTCGGGGTCGGGCAAGACGACGCTGGCCGCCTGCGCCGCGCCTGTGCTGGGCGTGCCGCACGTGGAGATCGACGCCCTCTTCCACGGGCCGGGCTGGACGCCGCGAGAGACCTTCGCCGCCGACGTGGCGGCCTTCGCCGCCGGCCCCGCGTGGACCACCGAGTGGCAGTACTCCGCGGCGCGCCCGCTGCTGGCCGAACGGGCGGACCTGCTCGTGTGGCTCGACCTGCCGCGCGCCACGGTGCTGCGCCAGGTGGTGCGGCGCACTCTGGTGCGGCGGCTGCGCCGGCAGGTGCTGTGGAACGGCAACCTCGAGCCACCGCTGCACCACTTCGTCACCGACCGCGACCACATCGTCCGGTGGGCGTGGCGCACGCACGGCCTCATCGGGCCACGCATCGAGGCCCTGCTCCGCCAGCGGCCCGACCTGGTCATCGTGCGGCTGCGCAGCCGTGCCGAGGTCGAGCGGTGGACGGGGCGCGTCCTGGAGCCAGCTGCTGCTGGACCCCGACCACCGCGCGCGACCGGTCAGCCCTGAGAGGCAGAGGTCCGGGACCTGGTCGAGCGGATGCTGAAGGCCTCCGGGCGCCGGGTGGACCTGTCCAGCCCGTTCGTGGACGCCACGCTGCCGGACGGCTCGCGCCTGCACGTGGTGATCCCGGACATCACCCGCCGGCACTGGGCGGTGAACGTGCGCAAGTTCGTCGTGCGCGCCACCCGCCTGGAGGACCTGGTCGCCCTGGGCACCCTGACGGGCGCGTGCGCGGCCTTCCTGGACGCCGCGGTGGCGGCGGGCCTGAACGCCGTGGTTTCCGGAGGCACCTCAGAAGACGTCGCGGAAGTGACCTAGTGATCGCAGCTGCGGCGGAGCAGCCATGCTCGGGCATGGCAGGGAATCTACGGACCGCAGACCTCCCGGATCGTGGATCAGCTGAGCCGAGGGCAGTTCTTCAGGTGCAACCGCCATCACATCGATGACAACGTTGGCCTGCTACGAGCGATTTGCCGTGACAGACACGCGCTAAGCGATCACATGGTCGAGAGGATCAACTTCGACCACCTCGAGCTGGGCATCGGCTTTCAGCAGCATCGCCGCCTCCTCCGTGCATCCCACCACGGTGCTGGGCAAGTCGATGTCAAAGTTGATGAACCACGAGCCCAGTTCGTCCCAAGCCACGCTGAGCGTCGATCCCATGACTTGCGCATATGACGACTCACGACCTCGGACGTGCTCCAGTACTCCGCTTCGGGTGACTGGGAAGACGCGGTACTCACGCTTGAAGGCCCCTAGAAGGACCTGCTCTCCTTCCCTCGCCGGAAAGTCGTGATACTGACCGGTCCAGTGACCGAGCCACATGCTTTCACTCGCCGTCTGCACGAGGGCGGCGAGGACCCTCGTCAGCAGCTCTGCATCCGAAGCGCCGACCGACGGCTCCAGATCCCAGCCTGCTCCGGAGGTGTCGTGATGGAGACGTGCCCCTGAGACGTCATACCAAGAGCTCTTGGCGAGCGTGACACCACGATCCTTCGCCACTGTTCTCCACGGCACAGGGACCTGAGTCCCCCCCACGAGCCTGTAAGCGGGATGAAGTATTCGGCCGTAGAAGGGCCACTCGACTCCTACCAGGGATGCCCACGTGCCGTTGGGCGCCTGCTGCAGACGTAGTTGAACATCACGCGGCCGCATCTGGCGGCTACCGCGATCCTTCACCTGAAGCCCCCGACGATCTTCTTCACGATCCGATGCTGAGAAGTATGGCTACGTCCACGACGAAATGGACCAGGACGGGAAGGACTACTGAGCCGGTCCTGAGGAACAGGAATCCTTGCGGAGCGCCGAAGGCGCTCGCCAACGCGACTCCGACCCCACCACTCGGGAGGCCCAGCGCGTAGTGAGCAATGCCGAAGGACGAGGCGGAGACGCTGACCGCTGCCCACCGAGGGGTGGCACGAGTCAAGATGGTCAGTGCAGCTGACCTCCACACCATCTCTTCAGTCACGGAGTTGACCAGCGCTGAGCCCACGATGACGTACGGGAGATAAAGCTGTGGTGGCCCAAGAGATACAACATTCTCGTGCTTCAAGTAGGCCGTGACGACAGCGATGGAGAGCATCGATACCGCTGCGGCAAGAAAGACATCTGCCGCAGTGCTGCGGACAGGCCTCGGCAAGCACTGCCCCACTTGGAGTTTCTGTAGGCGGGTACGTGGCCTGAAGGCACTGAAGCCTCTTCGCCAGCCCACCTGGACGAGCCCGGCCGTCAACGGAATCACGTGCCACGGCGCGGAGGTGGTGTGGAACAACAGCGCACCCAGGGGTACCGACGCCAACACCCAGACCGCAGGAGCGAGGTCATCTTCGCTGGAACGACTGAGAGCTGCCCAGCCACTGACGGCTGACACGAGAATGCAGGCGCCGACGAGACCAAGACTTGAAGTTGCTAGAGACAGACCTGCCGCTGCGACTAGTCCAGGTGCGGCGAACTTCCGAGGTGCAGGAGGACGAGTTCCAAGTGCGTCAGGCTGGTCTTGCGCGAAGGACCAGGGTGCGCATGTCTTACCCACACGGATTCGTTGTCTGGCCCGAGTAGACCGTCGTGGATCTTGTCTGTCCCTCGTACGTAGCAACAACATATGTCTTGTTCTTGAAAGTTCCCCGCGAACACTGGGTGGCTGCTTGGCGCGTGTACTGCTTGCCTGGTACAGCCACGAAGGCGCTGATGAAAGTACGCTTGTGATTGACCCACTGTCCACTGCTCAGCCGTTGAATCTCTACGTAATTTGAGACTGTAACCGGGCCGGTGCACTTGCCAGTGGATTTCGCGGTCATGTCACTTGGGGCACCTGCTGAGTGGTGCACGTTGTTGGCTCTTCCTTCGCATGCCGCCGATGCGACTTGAGCCGCGCAAGCGCTCGTGCCTCCCAGCAGTCCCACAGCGATGATGGCGGCGCTGATCCTTCGCCGCAGTGATCGGCCCCCAAAAATGAGCGCCTCGCGCACCACCGCGTGATCTCGGGCCCGGACTCGTGCTCGTCGACGCGAGCGGGAATGAGCTGAACTGGCGAGGCTGAATCGACGTAGGACCTCCCACGCAGCAGGAAGATGACGGCACGATCGGTTGAACGCTGATGCTCGACTCTGAGCCCAGGACCCCTTGCCTGTAGGGTCGCGTGCCTCCTTGGTGGAGTTGCCTCAGCCTGGCCAGGCGTCGTGCCGATGTCAAGGCTGTGGCCGCGCCGAGTGCGGAGCGCCGCTTGCGGTAGACCCGAGGTGACACGCAAAAGCATCTACTCACGGACAGTGAGGTTCCTTGCGCTCGTGCGGCTTCGAGTGACCTCAGCACGAGTACCGCAGTGGCGAGGGTCTCGACGTACCGGGTGTCAAGGGCATGTGCACGAAGGCGCACTAGCGTCGCAGGAAGGCGTTGGTCTGCGCGGCCGGGCTGATCAGGCTGGCACGCAAGCGATAGCCGGTGCCTCGGACTCGCGTGTCGGCTGACTGGTCGGCGGATGAAGAGGAGGATGCCTACACCAGCGCAGATGTGACCCTTGTCGGCCAGCGCCGGGACTGGTCGGGGTGGCTGCGGGCAGTACGGGTGATAGCCAGCAGCACCAGCTCGTCGGCGGCGGTCAGGTGGTCACGGCGCCGGGGCGCAGTTCGAACTGAGGCGATCGTGCCGAACATCGCCTTCAGGGCCCGGCGCGGATGTTCTACAGGGGGATGATGAGATGCGGCGGGTTTCTGATGAGAGGCTTGGGATCTCTCAGCGAGATCATCCTCGCGCCGGGGGAGCCGGTCTCCGACAAGCTCGGCATGTCCGCGCTGGTGGGGACGCCGGTCGAGGCCGTGCTGCGCGACCGCGGCGTCACGACGCTCGTGCTCGTGGGCGCGGTGCTGGAGATCGGCATCGAGCCCACCGCCCGCCACGCCGCGGACCTCGGCTTCCTGCCCGTGGTGGTCGACGACGCCTGCGGGGTTGTCAGCCCGCAGGCCGCCGAGCGATCGCTGGCGTCGCTGGACTACACGTTCATGAGCTACCGCGGCAGCGCTGCCGAGGTGGCGGCAGCCCTGCGCGGCGGCACGGGCGCGGGAGACCCGTCCCGGACCTGAGCCGGCTGCTCGCGCCGCCGGGTCGACCGGGGACGCGCAGCCACGCGACGGCGGCCGCAGCGCACGGCTGGGCGTCCCCGGAGGACGGACACCGGGCCCGGCGCACGGGTCAGCATCACGAGCACCGCGCCTAGGGTGGCCGCGTGAGCGCGACAGCAGCGAGCACATCTCACCGCAGCGCCGCGGTGCCCGACGGGCAGACGCCACGAGGAGCCGCCCCAGCCGCCGGGCAGGCCCCCGCGCCCGAGCCGCCGCAGGACGACGAGTGGGTGCGTCCCGGCCCCACCACCGCGCAGCGGCGCGCCGACGTCCGGCTCGGGCTGGTGCTGGCGGCGGCGACCGCGGCGAGCACCGAGCTGGCGCGCAGCTTCGGGTACTCCCTGCCGCAGTCGCCGCCGGCGCTGGAGCAGCTGGCGTGGGCGCTCGCGATCTCCCTGCCCCTGTGCGTGCGGCGCCGCTACCCCGTGGCGGTGCTGCTCGTGGTCTCCGCGACCTTCATCGCGCTGCAGGCCCGCCTGGTGCTCGAGGGCACCATGACGTCGATCTGCCTCTTCGTCGCCCTGTACACCGCGGGGGCGTGGGCCCGGGACCGCCGCGTCGCCACCGCCG contains:
- a CDS encoding CPBP family intramembrane glutamic endopeptidase — its product is MLLLRTRDRQDPRRSTRARQRIRVGKTCAPWSFAQDQPDALGTRPPAPRKFAAPGLVAAAGLSLATSSLGLVGACILVSAVSGWAALSRSSEDDLAPAVWVLASVPLGALLFHTTSAPWHVIPLTAGLVQVGWRRGFSAFRPRTRLQKLQVGQCLPRPVRSTAADVFLAAAVSMLSIAVVTAYLKHENVVSLGPPQLYLPYVIVGSALVNSVTEEMVWRSAALTILTRATPRWAAVSVSASSFGIAHYALGLPSGGVGVALASAFGAPQGFLFLRTGSVVLPVLVHFVVDVAILLSIGS
- a CDS encoding isochorismatase family cysteine hydrolase, which encodes MGSLSEIILAPGEPVSDKLGMSALVGTPVEAVLRDRGVTTLVLVGAVLEIGIEPTARHAADLGFLPVVVDDACGVVSPQAAERSLASLDYTFMSYRGSAAEVAAALRGGTGAGDPSRT